The Mycobacterium riyadhense sequence TCTGATTTCATGTTTGCACAGCTCATTGCTGCTGCAGTAAAGCAAGTTTACAGGGTGAAAATTAATAACATCAAGACTCGGCTGGCCGGCAACCGAAGGGATAGCGCGCCACCCCTGGCTCTTGCCTTCGCCTGCTACCACTTCCAGTAGATGTGTACGGTGGCCGGGTCGATTTCCTCCCGGTGACCGGGTTCCGCTTCAACCGGCCCTTCGGCTGGCGGTGCAACCGCACTACGCAGAGCGCGTCGATAACCGCCCGCTGAGCCATCAGCGATGCCTCCCGGAAGGCCGGAGCCGGGTCGCGTGATTCGGCGATCTTGCCCAGGATCACAGACGGCAGAATCCCGGCGCGAACCGCTCACGGCAAACGCCTTGGTAGGTGCGCTGCTAGCAAAGTCATAACTGCCACGCGGCCTGCAGCTTTCCTGCGGCTAGCCCACGCGTACGGGAGGGCCATGGTACGGAAAGGGTACTGGCCGATATAGCCCGCGGTCGCCGGGTGACGCCAGGGCTGGCCGGTGCTGACGGTATGTCTGGGGCCAATGGGATACTGCGTCAATGGCTGACGACGCCGAACCGATCCCGCGCAAGCGGACCTGGGCCTATCGGCTTGGCGCTCTCGCTGTACTCGCCTTCGCGGGATGGAGTATCTGGGCGGGCTTCACCGCTACCAACGTGAAGCTGTCTTACTTCTGCCAGAAGGTCGCGACCCCAATCGCGACGACGATGGTTGGGTGGCTGGCAGCGGACTACTACTTCCGCCGCGAGGCCAACAAGAAGATAGAAAAGGACGTGAGCAAGGCCGCATACTCCACGCGCATAATGTTGCAAGGGATGTACGAGGTAGATGCCAGGATGTCCAACGCGTCGAACCACCTGAACGAGGGGAAGCGCGTCGCGGCTACCGCAGAGCTCTCCGTCGCGGTCGCGGTGACGCGATTGGTGTTGTGGCAAGTCGCTCAGAGCCTCCGCGAGTGGGAGCACCTCTCGAAAGCTGGAGCAGATGCGGCGAAGAAGATGTCAGACGCCGACAAGAGGATGATCGTGACGAGACAACAGATCAAGCTGGACGCTGGTCAGACTGCGGGAGACGCAACATGACTGAACGATCCGACGCGATGCGCGAGCCCTCACCGCCTGCCGACCAAGCGGCTCCTCAAGAAGCGCAAGATCATTTAGCCGGGGAGGCCATGCCTGCCGTGGACACCGAACTGACGGGTCCTGCGAAGAAGTCCGCAGGTCGAATCACTGGTGCGGTTGCAGACATTGAGGATCGCTACACACTGATCATTAACAAGGGCGAAAAGGCCGGGGTTAAGCCGGGGATGATCTTCGCAGTGGTGGGTGCCGCCGGCAAACACGTCATTGACCCCATAACAGGAGAAGACCTAGGAGCACGCCCAGGTGTGAAGTTGCGGGTCAAGGTGACCGAGGTTTTCGAGAAGTTCGCGCGAGCAGAGACCTACGTCATAGTACCGCCATTTCAGAGCTTCGGCCTTGGCGGAGTTGCGAGCTCAACTATGCAGGACCTTATTGATGCTCGTGAGCTTTCACTCTTAGGTGGCGGGCGACAACGCATGGCCGGGTACGGCCGACGCAGAGAAGAAGAGGAACCGCCTGCTGAGGCCGTAGTACCAGTGCGCATCGGCGACGAGGTTAAGCAGGTCGGCTAACCCGAACGCCGCGGTCGCCCAGTTCGTTATGGATCACGCGGAGCGCGAGCGCCGGCCATTAGGCCACTGGTATGGCGAGCGATCTGGTCCCACCGATAAAATCCCCGCGTTGTGGCCACTCAAGCCACAGTGACACAAGGGATTACAGAGATCGGTGGCCCGGCTCTAGGCAATTACCGAAAAATTTCCGTTACCGGTGAGCGCCGCCTGCACCTGCTCACGCGTCAACTCGACGTCGCTCGAAATCCGTACTGTGGAAGCCCCTTCGGTGTCCAGGTCTATGCTCACGGCGCTGACTGGGTCCAACCCAGTCAGCGCGTTGGTGATGGTTGCTACTCACCCGTCGCAGTGCAGTCTGTCGACGGCGAAAGTCTGTTCGGCCATGGGTCACGTTCTACTGAGAGCCAACCTTACGCAGCCGCAAGCTGTTTGAGACTACAAAAAACGACGAGAACGCCATGGCGGCACCGGCGATCAGCGGATTGAGCAGGCCGGCGGCCGCGATCGGGATTGCGGCCACGTTGTAGCCGAACGCCCAAATCATGTTCATCCGAATTGTCCGCATGGTTGCCCGCGCCAGGTCCAGCGCCTGCGGGACGATGTGCAGATCGTCGCGAACCAGGATGATGTCGGCCGCACCGATCGCGACGTCGGTGCCGCGCCCGATCGCCAACCCCAAGTCGGCACAGGCCAAGGCGGGGCCGTCGTTGATGCCGTCGCCGACCATGGCGACGGTGTGGCCCGCCTCGCGGAGCCGTTGGATCACTTCGACTTTGCCTTCGGGCAGCACGTCGGCAATCGCGGTGTCGATACCGACCTGTGCTGCCACCGCGTCGGCCACGGCCTGGTTGTCTCCGGTGAGCAGAACCGTGCGGAGCCCCCGGCCGCGCAAAGCGGAGACGGCGTCGGCCGCGGAATCCTTGATGGTGTCGGCAATCGCAATGGCGGCGCAGGCGACACCATCGACCGACACGAAAACTACTGTCTCGCCGCGGGACTCGCCTTCGACTCGCGCGGACTCAAGCACGGAATCACGTGGCCCACTACGGGTAATCCAGGACGGTTTGCCCACCTCGACGTTACGGCTGCCGACGACCCCCGACACGCCGCACCCGGCAACCGATGCAAACTCGGTAACCGGGACGGGATCCGGTGAAGCGGCGACAATGGCCGTCGCCACCGCATGCTCGGAAGCGGCCTCGACCGCGGACGCCAGCGCCAGGACTTCCTGGAAATCACGCCCATCGAGCGTCGTCACGTTGCTCACGGTTAGCTGTCCGACCGTCAACGTGCCGGTCTTGTCGAATACCACGGTATCGATCCCGCGGATGGTTTCCAGTGCTCGGTAGCCCTTGATGAAAATCCCCAGCTGCGCACCCCGCCCGGAAGCGACCATCATCGCGGTGGGCGTCGCCAGCCCGAGCGCACACGGGCACGCGATCACCAATACCCCGAGCGTCACCGAGAAAGCGCGATCCACGCCTGCCCCGCTGGTCAGCCAGGCTGTGCCAGCTAATCCGGCGATGGCGAACACCACCGGGACGAACACCGCCGAGATGCGATCGGCGAGGCGCTGGGCGCGAGCCTTCTGCGCTTGCGCTTGCTCGACGAGGCGGACCATTGCGGCGAACTGGGTATCGCCACCGACGGCGGTGGCCTCGATGACGAGCCGGCCGTCCAGCACAACGGTGCCACCGATGACGGTCGCCTCCGGATATGCGCGCACCGGTTTGGCCTCACCGGTCATGGCGCTCATGTCGATCGCCGCGGCGCCGTCGACAACCACTCCGTCGGCGGCAATGGTCTCGCCGGGCCGCGTCACAAAGCGCTGTTGCTTCTTGAGTTCGCCGGCCGGCATTACCAACTCCGCCCCGTCGGGCAGCAGGACCGTGACATTTTTGGCGCCCAGCGCTGCGAGGGCGCGAAGCGCGCCGCCGGCCTTGGATTTGGCGCGGGCTTCGAAGTATCGACCCGCAAGAACGAAGACCGTGACCCCGGCGGCGACCTCGAGGTAGATCGAATCGCTATGCAGGATCGCCTGCCAAATTCCGCGGGTTTCCCGCAGCTGGTGATGCACGAAGACCGTCGATAACGACCAGGCGGTGGCCGCCACGATGCCAACCGAGATCAGCGTTTCCATGGACGCTGTCCGGTGGCGGGCATTGCGCAGCGCCACCGAGTGAAACGGCCAGGCGGCCCATGTCACGATCGGGGCCGCCAGGGCGGCCAATAGATAGCCCCAGCCGGCGAACCTGACACTGGGCACGATCGCGAACATCGTCGACAGATCGGCCAGCGGCACGAACAGCACCGCAGCGACTAAAAGCCGCCGCAGCAGGCGGCGAGCGTGGTCGGCGTCGGGATCCTGTTGCTCGGCGACCGACTCGGTGCGTGGAGCCGCCCGGTATCCGGCCTTCTCGACCACTTCGCACAGGTCTTCGACGCCCATGTCGACGGCGTCGATGGTCGCCACCCGGGTAGCGAAGTTGACGGATGCCCGCACGCCAGGAAGCTTGTTGAGCGTCGTTTCGACGCGGCTCGCGCAGGCCGCGCACGACATTCCCGAGACTTCCAGCTGGACGCGCCGCACCGAGTTGAGGTCGGAGTCCTCTAAAAGCGGCGCCGTCACGGCCCTCCTCGGGTCAGCTGTCTGGTCGGTATCTTTGGTACCGCCAGCGTACAAGCGCCGCTAGACCTGATTGCTGGCCGCGCGCTCCGGCGATGAGCGCGCGGTGGCGCCAGCGGCCCGGCATGCCCCACGCACGCTGCACAACAGCGCCGCTTAAGGCAACACCGTGTGCATCAACATCACGTTGTATGCAGACCACAGTGACAGGTTGAAGTACACGTCTTTGCCCGTCGACCAAGGATGCATCATCGGCGCGTAGATGCCGCCAGGCATCTGCCACGACGACACGAGCATCGTCTCTGGGCTCCACGGTCCTTGCGGCGCCGGCGCGGTCCGCGCCACGACGTCGTTGGCGCCGTTGGTGTACATCACCAAGTACTGCTTGAGATAGGTGTTGTACTGGGCCGACATTTCGCCCACCGGACCCGGGATAACCACCGTGGCCGCCTCGGGCTTGTTGCGGACCCAGGAGTTCGAATCGCCGTTCCAGTATTCGTATTTGGTGAGGTCGGGAACAAAGCGCTGGGGAACTCGGGTCAGATGCGCCGAACCGCCGCGTCCAGGCGGCGTCCCGAACGAATAGAGGTAACCGTCGCTGGACTTAAGGAACGCCCCCATCTGGAAATTCTCGTTTCCCGGAACGAATCTGGCTCGCCCGCTGTCGGTCCCGGACGCGCGGATGGTGCCCGGGTAGACCCCCCAGGTTTGGCCATTGTCGTTGGACACCGCGATACCCGAGTAGTTCGTCGTCCATTCGCCGTCACGGCCCCAATCCCTGATGGACATGAAGTTGACATATTGGGTTCTCCCGACCGAGATCGCGGACGTCGGAATGATTCCTGTCTCGTTGGGCGCCCACTTGATGCTGTTGATGAGCTGCTTGGAAAAGCCCGGGTGGCTGATCGGTGAGCCGGAATATCTGTTGGACGGATCGCCGGACGCCACGTGGATTCCGTCGGCCAGGTCACGGTCTTGGCTGCGGAACATCACGTTGTATCGCCATTGGTGTTCGTGCACGGCGCAATAGCCGAACGTGTCACCGAAGATCATGAGTGTCTGACGGTTGGCGGGATCGCCGTTGTCCCAGAGGATTCCGAGGTCGGTCCCGGAGACGCCGAAACGTTCGAGCGTCTTGTTGGGGCCGTCAGGCCCGGTGACCCACTCGGCCAGCGATGTCGTAGCCCCCCCGATGTCAGCAGGTTCTGGTCCCGGCGCAGGGGCTGGTGCGGGCGCCGCGTTCGGGGCCACCTGAGCCGCGTTAGGGGATTGTTGGGTGCCCGGGGCGGGAGGATTGGGCCCAGGCGGCAGCACACCCGCTTGAGGTTGTAGCGGCGCGGAGTATCGCTGACCCGGGTTGGTCAACCGAGACAGCGGTCCCAGCCTGGGAAGGGGCGCACGGTCATTCGCACCACGAGGCCGGGGCCCTCGCGGTATCGGGCCGAGTGTTTTAGAACTGGGCGCGGTCACCACGGCATTCGGTGGGGGTGGGGCGTTTGCAGCGTCGCCACTGCAGGGCACGGCGGACGCTGGTGGCGCGAGGCCTACCGCACTGATGAGTCCAATAGCGGCCGCGGACGCCAGCGATACCGACATGATTCGAGCAATCGCCGACATGTCACACCTTCCCTGGGAGGTCGCTTTTGACTTCCGCAATTGGATGATGTGACGATAGTGATCACTGAGGCTTTTGTGATCAGTGATCCGCGGATAGGTATGCGTCCGTAACCGTGTCGCAACCCATCTGTTCACCGTGCGAATGATCGCCGATCGGCCAAAACGGCTCGCCGCGTGAAACCAATGACGCGGCACCCGCTCGACTGCAAGAGTGGCATTGAGCGAAGATTGGTCGAACGTAATCGGGGGGACGCAGCCCAATGAATCTGGCAGCGCAGGCATTGACGGCGGTTACTCACAGACTGGTCAACCCGGCGCGCACAACAGATCCCGACAGGCTGCGCAGCGCCGTTTCCGGCAAGACCGCGCTCGTGACCGGCGCGTCGTACGGAATAGGCGAGGCAACCGCGCGCAAACTGGCCGCGGCCGGAGCGATCGTGCTGGTGGTGGCCCGATCGGCGGAACGGCTCGACGACCTTGCGGCTTCGGTCAACGCCGGCGGCGGCCAGGCCGTCGCCTACCCCGCCGATCTCACCGACGAGACCGCCGTCAGCGAGCTCACAAAACAAATCACCGAGAACCACGGACCGCTGGACATCGTGGTGAGCAATGCGGGTAAGTCGCTGCGGCGGTCGCTGCATCACCAATACGACCGGCCGCATGATTTTCAGCGGACCATCGACATCAATTATCTGGGCCCGATCTGGCTGCTCCTGGGATTGCTCCCGGTGATGCGCGAGAACGGTCAGGGGCACATTGTGAACGTGTCGAGCGTCGGCGTGCGCGTCGTTCCGGGTCCGCAATGGGGCGCCTACCAGGCGTCCAAGGGCGCCTTCGATCGCTGGCTGCGCAGCGTGGCGCCGGAACTGCATGTTGATGGCGTGGCCGTGACCACGGTCTACTTCGCTTTGGTCCGCACCCGGATGATCGCGCCGACCCCTATCCTGGGCACGCTTCCGGGCCTGGATCCGGATGAGGCTGCGGACACCATCGCCAAGGCGATCATCGAGCGCCCGCGCACGATCGAACCGCCCTGGATGCGGCCCGCCGAGCTAGCCTCGGTGCTGCTGGCCGGGCCCGCCGATGTTGCGGCCCGGGTGTGGCATCGTCGGTTCTTTGCCGAATCCGGCCCGGAATCCGACAACGAGCGAGGGGATCGTCGATGACCGGCAGCGTGGCAGGCACCGCGGCTCGGGCTTTGCTTGGTTCGGGTCTGCTCGGTCCGCCGGGTCCGGTCGCGGTGTTGCGGCTCGTCCGCGAGATCCATCGGGGTGGCGCGAATTTCTATACTCTGCTTGCCATCGCGGCCGCGCGATGGCCGGATCGAACCGCGCTCGTTGACGACGACGGCGCGCTGCGCTATTCCGAACTGCAGTCGCTCACCGAATCGTTGGCTCACGAGCTTCTTCGCGCGGATGTGGAGGCGGGGCAGGCGGTGGGCATCATGTGTCGCAATGGTCGCAACTTCGTGGCGGCGGTATTCGCGACGAGCCTGGTAGGTGCCGATGTTGTGCTGGTGAACACCGAGTTTCGCAGCGACGCCCTTGCCGGCGCAGTGAGCGCATACCAGATCCGAACGATGTTGTGCGACAAAGAATTCGTCGACCAGATACGCCAAACCGGCGAATCAATACGGGTTATCGATCCTCAGACCGTTGCGCCGCAAGCAGATTCGCGGCCCAAAGTCGCCTCGGCGGGCCGTATCGTGCTGCTCACTTCGGGCACCACGGGTGTACCGAAGGGGGTCTCGCGCACACCCACGATGAGTTCGGGAGTAGGCGTTGGCGTCACGATTCTGGACCGCACCCGGCTACGTGTCGGATCGCGAGTCGCCTTGGCGGTACCGATGTTTCACGGGTTGGGCTTCGGCATGTTGATGCTCGCCATCGGCCTGGGCGGCACGGTATTGACACGTCGGCGTTTTGACGCCGAAGCCACACTGGCACAAGCGTCGTTGCATCGCGCTAACGCGTTGAGCGCGGTGCCGATCATGCTGGCCCGCATTCTGGACCTGCCGCAGCGGGTAAAGACCCGAAATCCGTTGCCGTGCTTGAAGGTAGTGATTTCCAGCGGCGACCGGCTCGATCCCAATCTGACACGCCGATTCATGGACGCCCACGGCGACATCCTGTACAACCTCTACGGCTCCACCGAGGTCGGCATCGGCGCACTGGCAACACCGCTCGAACTGCGACGGTTCCCGGAGACGGTGGGTAAACCCGTTGCGGGCTGCCCGGTCCGAATCTTCGACAAATCCGGCAAGCCCGTCGGACCTCGCGTCATCGGACGTGTCTTCGTCGGCGGCGAACTGACATCACAGGGCTATACCCGGGCCGGGGGCGGCACGCTTCCTAATCGCGAAGCCGTCATCGACCGGATGACGAACACCG is a genomic window containing:
- a CDS encoding heavy metal translocating P-type ATPase; this translates as MTAPLLEDSDLNSVRRVQLEVSGMSCAACASRVETTLNKLPGVRASVNFATRVATIDAVDMGVEDLCEVVEKAGYRAAPRTESVAEQQDPDADHARRLLRRLLVAAVLFVPLADLSTMFAIVPSVRFAGWGYLLAALAAPIVTWAAWPFHSVALRNARHRTASMETLISVGIVAATAWSLSTVFVHHQLRETRGIWQAILHSDSIYLEVAAGVTVFVLAGRYFEARAKSKAGGALRALAALGAKNVTVLLPDGAELVMPAGELKKQQRFVTRPGETIAADGVVVDGAAAIDMSAMTGEAKPVRAYPEATVIGGTVVLDGRLVIEATAVGGDTQFAAMVRLVEQAQAQKARAQRLADRISAVFVPVVFAIAGLAGTAWLTSGAGVDRAFSVTLGVLVIACPCALGLATPTAMMVASGRGAQLGIFIKGYRALETIRGIDTVVFDKTGTLTVGQLTVSNVTTLDGRDFQEVLALASAVEAASEHAVATAIVAASPDPVPVTEFASVAGCGVSGVVGSRNVEVGKPSWITRSGPRDSVLESARVEGESRGETVVFVSVDGVACAAIAIADTIKDSAADAVSALRGRGLRTVLLTGDNQAVADAVAAQVGIDTAIADVLPEGKVEVIQRLREAGHTVAMVGDGINDGPALACADLGLAIGRGTDVAIGAADIILVRDDLHIVPQALDLARATMRTIRMNMIWAFGYNVAAIPIAAAGLLNPLIAGAAMAFSSFFVVSNSLRLRKVGSQ
- a CDS encoding DUF4185 domain-containing protein, which encodes MSAIARIMSVSLASAAAIGLISAVGLAPPASAVPCSGDAANAPPPPNAVVTAPSSKTLGPIPRGPRPRGANDRAPLPRLGPLSRLTNPGQRYSAPLQPQAGVLPPGPNPPAPGTQQSPNAAQVAPNAAPAPAPAPGPEPADIGGATTSLAEWVTGPDGPNKTLERFGVSGTDLGILWDNGDPANRQTLMIFGDTFGYCAVHEHQWRYNVMFRSQDRDLADGIHVASGDPSNRYSGSPISHPGFSKQLINSIKWAPNETGIIPTSAISVGRTQYVNFMSIRDWGRDGEWTTNYSGIAVSNDNGQTWGVYPGTIRASGTDSGRARFVPGNENFQMGAFLKSSDGYLYSFGTPPGRGGSAHLTRVPQRFVPDLTKYEYWNGDSNSWVRNKPEAATVVIPGPVGEMSAQYNTYLKQYLVMYTNGANDVVARTAPAPQGPWSPETMLVSSWQMPGGIYAPMMHPWSTGKDVYFNLSLWSAYNVMLMHTVLP
- a CDS encoding SDR family NAD(P)-dependent oxidoreductase, yielding MNLAAQALTAVTHRLVNPARTTDPDRLRSAVSGKTALVTGASYGIGEATARKLAAAGAIVLVVARSAERLDDLAASVNAGGGQAVAYPADLTDETAVSELTKQITENHGPLDIVVSNAGKSLRRSLHHQYDRPHDFQRTIDINYLGPIWLLLGLLPVMRENGQGHIVNVSSVGVRVVPGPQWGAYQASKGAFDRWLRSVAPELHVDGVAVTTVYFALVRTRMIAPTPILGTLPGLDPDEAADTIAKAIIERPRTIEPPWMRPAELASVLLAGPADVAARVWHRRFFAESGPESDNERGDRR
- a CDS encoding AMP-binding protein is translated as MTGSVAGTAARALLGSGLLGPPGPVAVLRLVREIHRGGANFYTLLAIAAARWPDRTALVDDDGALRYSELQSLTESLAHELLRADVEAGQAVGIMCRNGRNFVAAVFATSLVGADVVLVNTEFRSDALAGAVSAYQIRTMLCDKEFVDQIRQTGESIRVIDPQTVAPQADSRPKVASAGRIVLLTSGTTGVPKGVSRTPTMSSGVGVGVTILDRTRLRVGSRVALAVPMFHGLGFGMLMLAIGLGGTVLTRRRFDAEATLAQASLHRANALSAVPIMLARILDLPQRVKTRNPLPCLKVVISSGDRLDPNLTRRFMDAHGDILYNLYGSTEVGIGALATPLELRRFPETVGKPVAGCPVRIFDKSGKPVGPRVIGRVFVGGELTSQGYTRAGGGTLPNREAVIDRMTNTGDMGYLDESGRLYIVGREDDMIVSGGENVYPRALENALARHPGIAENVVVGVPDEQFGRRLAAYVVLRPGSDLDAPALREFLKGKVSRFEQPRDINIVDSIPRNPAGKVLRKQLST